In the genome of Elephas maximus indicus isolate mEleMax1 chromosome 6, mEleMax1 primary haplotype, whole genome shotgun sequence, one region contains:
- the MAP3K19 gene encoding mitogen-activated protein kinase kinase kinase 19 isoform X2: MNKNKLIHDFLEVVSRGDVGLICDHITKVHSILGNLDFQHPKTGNTPLITAAEENLTEVVGFLLEKGADITLCNYSNQTAVHVANCNVQRQLLLATHGTQAPQMQLLQNAWQGDLERLEHLLASEKFLDINFPNQHGLTALMLTVRDVDLFESLDMLTVYRPAEVLSELLRHHADPKLCDFSGKSAIHYVSQIKSLRKQHLLDILMNSMPKPERHAESLLDICHDTNSSPTDTITVTKNQNITLQSLSSSEEFDQDDDCSHSILVREGDSSGDTQGWPPRTEGVEIIVTFPRDAVHSQEKSQEESKENNQTTSANQKWTRAQSASLPNEIEMADLRTQTLAMQPFLREKEESSKEVCDVNLDFLLPRACLEPSSSKSVTREDVLHFLKGQQRKSEEISTSVMQHSSRRIEFPLPPLSLLPRRPGLLTIPQDHKAHKERKKHIPSLLSFVPKILEPTSQSDEFRPSNKQQEALCKVFSDQTLRSSDSSIWSRNMCSFQKAHLHRENLEVEKNWKLKETERCNKVESSRFEKGQSLVCFENYEEDSILIDMKEDTGYHGSEVRKVGEDSQYLSSRNKKCLILRNYEQEPEIACTIPSKLQETQYLEVTQGQDEEARNGKIDSKHASVHKSEATEQNHEELDEYPVLKSFSNIVSGDPTEKLPGGHSGMETNIKISVAEATKPEMNEMVPLICITFPGDGDPKEPAIAKPSLQKRKGTLHTNNNSFNILAHQENDKHKMKPYRNKLDSKTKISNRIPQSFMSSTEGSVKPTMHKTSIKTQVFPALGLIDPRPQQSPKFQRRIPQIEKKQSTYSALKPKRPSFPCICKNPVIKKSSVPFSVQPTEPNLNYLDLKYSDMFKEINSTGNGPGIYEMFGTPIYCHVREAGRHENKYYHEISSAPSGRCITNKCRSSHGERSSNGRTRHFQKRPHSKPPKTSLGIKQKHKSLHSKEKSCKPVARNLEGSENDDGIAEPDWQGKSSGNDFLSFKNDVSPMKLAQYPEQLIEQKEFLPVSDLSIVEEVSLEQSTNEGGDSNNQLLATSLRDLHELEELHHQIPSENSRAMPSEKNSNKHVLQEKQNEASLSNLKANQILTDDLEFGGVSDKPKTLTSVSFHEKQESATSQRYKNWAYSLDDDSLSDTSITCQMLGKALNDENSISQEILNSVKNEELTDELLCCLAAELLALDEKDNSCQIMADETDPESLNLDFSRRVSTTQELGREATNVKTQVYCGLTSQGQLIAVKQVALDTSDKLATEKEYRKLQEEVDLLKVLKHVNIVAYLGTCLEENIVSIFMEFVPGGSISSIINRFGPLPEMVFCKYTKQILQGVAYLHENCVVHRDIKGNNVMLMPTGIIKLIDFGCAKRLAWAGLNGTHSDMLKSMHGTPYWMAPEVISESGYGRKSDIWSIGCTVFEMATGKPPLASMDRMAAMFYIGAHRGLMPPLPDHFSEHAADFVRVCLTRDQRERPSALQLLKHSFLKRSH; encoded by the exons CAACTTCTACAAAACGCGTGGCAAGGTGATCTCGAACGACTTGAACACTTGCTG GCATCTGAGAAGTTCCTGGATATAAATTTCCCAAACCAACATGGCTTGACGGCTCTGATGCTGACTGTGAGAGATGTGGATCTGTTTGAGAGTCTTGACATGCTAACAGTCTACAGACCTGCGGAAGTTCTGTCCGAGCTCCTCAGACATCACGC AGATCCTAAACTCTGTGACTTTAGTGGGAAATCAGCAATACATTATGTGTCACAAATAAAGAGTTTGAGGAAACAACATTTACTGGACATTCTAATGAATTCTATGCCAAAACCAG AAAGACATGCTGAATCATTGCTTGACATTTGTCATGATACAAACTCTTCTCCAACTGATACGATAACAGttaccaaaaatcaaaacataacCTTGCAAAGCCTCAGCAGCAGTGAG GAGTTTGACCAAGATGACGACTGTAGTCATTCCATATTGGTTCGTGAAGGAGATTCAAGTGGTGATACACAAGGCTGGCCACCCAGGACAGAAG GTGTTGAGATTATTGTTACTTTTCCAAGAGATGCCGTTCATTCCCAAGAAAAGAGCCAAGAAGAGTCAAAAGAAAACAA TCAGACAACCTCAGCAAATCAAAAATGGACAAGAGCACAGTCTGCTTCTCTCCCAAATGAAATCGAGATGGCGGACCTGAGGACACAGACGCTGGCCATGCAGCCTTTCCTCCGGGAAAAAGAGGAAAGTTCCAAGGAGGTCTGCGATGTGAACTTGGACTTTTTGTTGCCAAGAGCTTGCTTAGAACCAAGCAGCTCCAAGTCTGTAACCAGAGAAGATGTTCTTCACTTTCTAAAAGGGCAGCAAAGAAAATCTGAAG AGATTTCTACCTCTGTTATGCAGCACAGTAGCAGAAGAATAGAG ttCCCTCTGCCACCATTGTCACTCTTGCCCAGGAGACCTGGTCTCCTTACTATCCCACAAGATCACAAGGctcataaagagagaaaaaaacacattCCAAGCCTCCTATCCTTTGTACCTAAGATCTTAGAGCCCACTAGTCAATCTGATGAGTTTAGACCATCAAACAAGCAACAGGAAGCCCTGTGTAAGGTGTTTTCGGATCAGACTCTCAGATCGTCTGATAGCTCCATTTGGTCCAGAAACATGTGCTCTTTTCAGAAAGCTCACCTTCACAGAGAAAACCTAGAAGTGGAGAAGAATTGGAAACTCAAGGAAACAGAAAGATGTAACAAAGTTGAAAGCTCTCGCTTTGAAAAAGGGCAGTCTTTGGTGTGCTTTGAGAATTATGAGGAAGACAGTATTCTCATTGATATGAAAGAGGATACTGGCTACCATGGAAGTGAAGTGAGAAAAGTAGGAGAAGACTCTCAATATCTttcatcaagaaataaaaagtgtTTAATACTCAGAAACTATGAACAAGAACCAGAAATTGCCTGTACCATCCCAAGCAAGCTCCAAGAAACCCAGTATTTAGAGGTAACTCAGGGCCAGGATGAAGAGGCTAGAAATGGTAAAATCGACTCAAAACATGCTTCAGTGCATAAAAGTGAAGCAACTGAGCAAAATCATGAAGAATTAGATGAGTATCCTGTGCTTAAAAGCTTTTCCAATATAGTCTCCGGTGACCCCACTGAAAAGCTCCCAGGAGGTCATAGCGGCATGGAGACAAACATAAAAATATCAGTAGCAGAAGCAACCAaaccagaaatgaatgaaatggtGCCTCTTATCTGCATTACTTTCCCTGGAGATGGAGACCCCAAGGAACCAGCAATAGCCAAACCAAGCCTCCAAAAAAGAAAGGGTACTCTTCATACCAACAACAATAGCTTCAATATACTTGCACACCAAGAAAATGACAAACATAAGATGAAACCCTATAGAAATAAGTTGGATTCAAAGACCAAGATAAGTAACAGGATACCTCAGAGTTTCATGAGCTCCACTGAAGGGTCCGTTAAGCCTACCATGCATAAAACCAGCATAAAAACCCAAGTTTTCCCTGCTTTAGGGCTTATTGACCCCAGGCCTCAGCAATCACCCAAGTTTCAAAGGAGAATACCACAGATAGAAAAGAAGCAATCAACTTACAGCGCTCTAAAGCCAAAACGGCCATCGTTCCCTTGCATCTGTAAAAATCCGGTAATAAAAAAATCTTCGGTTCCTTTTTCTGTTCAGCCAACAGAACCGAACCTAAATTACCTAGATCTTAAGTATAGTGACATGTTCAAAGAAATCAATTCGACTGGCAATGGACCTGGAATCTATGAAATGTTTGGGACCCCTATTTATTGTCATGTAAGAGAGGCTGGACGACATGAAAACAAATATTACCATGAGATATCCTCAGCTCCATCTGGCAGATGTATCACCAACAAGTGTCGATCCTCACACGGTGAGAGAAGCAGCAATGGCAGAACCAGACATtttcagaaaagaccacatagtaAACCCCCAAAGACTTCTCTTGGCATTAAACAAAAGCACAAAAGTTTACATTCTAAAGAAAAGAGTTGCAAGCCAGTAGCTAGGAATCTAGAAGGCAGTGAAAATGATGATGGTATTGCAGAACCAGACTGGCAGGGAAAGTCTTCCGGAAATGACTttctatctttcaaaaatgacgTTTCGCCCATGAAATTGGCTCAGTATCCTGAGCAGTTGATTGAACAGAAGGAATTCCTTCCTGTTTCAGATTTGTCCATTGTAGAAGAGGTCTCTCTGGAACAGTCTACCAATGAAGGAGGTGATTCTAACAATCAACTGCTTGCCACCAGCCTCAGAGATCTGCATGAACTTGAAGAGCTACATCACCAGATTCCATCAGAAAACAGCCGGGCAATGCCCAGTGAGAAGAATTCCAACAAACATGTATTGCAAGAAAAGCAGAATGAAGCATCTCTCAGCAATTTAAAGGCCAACCAAATTCTAACGGACGATCTAGAATTTGGTGGTGTTTCAGATAAGCCTAAAACACTCACAAGCGTCTCTTTCCATGAGAAACAAGAAAGTGCAACTTCCCAAAGGTATAAAAATTGGGCATATTCTTTGGATGATGATAGTTTATCAGATACATCAATTACATGTCAAATGCTTGGGAAAGCTTTAAATGATGAAAATTCAATTTCCCAGGAAATTCTGAACTCTGTAAAGAATGAAGAATTGACAGATGAACTCTTATGTTGTCTAGCTGCGGAACTATTAGCTCTTGATGAAAAAGACAACTCTTGCCAAATAATGGCAGACGAAACAGATCCTGAAAGTCTAAATCTTGACTTTAGTAGGAGAGTAAGTACGACACAAGAATTGGGCAGAGAGGCAACGAATGTCAAAACACAG GTATACTGCGGTCTTACTAGCCAGGGCCAGCTAATAGCTGTAAAACAGGTGGCTTTGGATACCTCTGATAAATTAGCTACTGAAAAAGAATACCGAAAACTGCAGGAAGAAGTAGATTTGCTCAAAGTACTGAAACATGTCAACATTGTGGCCTATTTGGGGACATGTTTAGAAGAGAACATAGTAAGCATTTTCATGGAGTTTGTTCCCGGCGGTTCAATCTCTAGTATTATAAATCGTTTTGGGCCATTGCCTGAGATGGTGTTCTGTAAATATACAAAACAAATCCTGCAGGGGGTTGCTTATCTCCATGAGAACTGTGTGGTGCATCGAGATATCAAAGGAAATAATGTCATGCTCATGCCAACTGGAATAATAAAGCTGATTGACTTTGGCTGTGCCAAGCGTTTGGCCTGGGCCGGCTTAAATGGCACTCACAGTGACATGCTCAAGTCCATGCATGGGACTCCATATTGGATGGCCCCGGAAGTCATCAGCGAGTCTGGCTATGGAAGGAAGTCAGACATCTGGAGCATTGGCTGCACCGTGTTTGAGATGGCCACAGGGAAGCCTCCGCTGGCCTCCATGGACAGGATGGCGGCCATGTTTTACATCGGAGCGCACCGAGGGCTAATGCCGCCTCTGCCAGACCACTTCTCAGAGCACGCTGCAGACTTCGTGCGTGTGTGCCTCACCAG
- the MAP3K19 gene encoding mitogen-activated protein kinase kinase kinase 19 isoform X1, producing MNKNKLIHDFLEVVSRGDVGLICDHITKVHSILGNLDFQHPKTGNTPLITAAEENLTEVVGFLLEKGADITLCNYSNQTAVHVANCNVQRQLLLATHGTQAPQMQLLQNAWQGDLERLEHLLASEKFLDINFPNQHGLTALMLTVRDVDLFESLDMLTVYRPAEVLSELLRHHADPKLCDFSGKSAIHYVSQIKSLRKQHLLDILMNSMPKPERHAESLLDICHDTNSSPTDTITVTKNQNITLQSLSSSEEFDQDDDCSHSILVREGDSSGDTQGWPPRTEGVEIIVTFPRDAVHSQEKSQEESKENNQTTSANQKWTRAQSASLPNEIEMADLRTQTLAMQPFLREKEESSKEVCDVNLDFLLPRACLEPSSSKSVTREDVLHFLKGQQRKSEEISTSVMQHSSRRIEFPLPPLSLLPRRPGLLTIPQDHKAHKERKKHIPSLLSFVPKILEPTSQSDEFRPSNKQQEALCKVFSDQTLRSSDSSIWSRNMCSFQKAHLHRENLEVEKNWKLKETERCNKVESSRFEKGQSLVCFENYEEDSILIDMKEDTGYHGSEVRKVGEDSQYLSSRNKKCLILRNYEQEPEIACTIPSKLQETQYLEVTQGQDEEARNGKIDSKHASVHKSEATEQNHEELDEYPVLKSFSNIVSGDPTEKLPGGHSGMETNIKISVAEATKPEMNEMVPLICITFPGDGDPKEPAIAKPSLQKRKGTLHTNNNSFNILAHQENDKHKMKPYRNKLDSKTKISNRIPQSFMSSTEGSVKPTMHKTSIKTQVFPALGLIDPRPQQSPKFQRRIPQIEKKQSTYSALKPKRPSFPCICKNPVIKKSSVPFSVQPTEPNLNYLDLKYSDMFKEINSTGNGPGIYEMFGTPIYCHVREAGRHENKYYHEISSAPSGRCITNKCRSSHGERSSNGRTRHFQKRPHSKPPKTSLGIKQKHKSLHSKEKSCKPVARNLEGSENDDGIAEPDWQGKSSGNDFLSFKNDVSPMKLAQYPEQLIEQKEFLPVSDLSIVEEVSLEQSTNEGGDSNNQLLATSLRDLHELEELHHQIPSENSRAMPSEKNSNKHVLQEKQNEASLSNLKANQILTDDLEFGGVSDKPKTLTSVSFHEKQESATSQRYKNWAYSLDDDSLSDTSITCQMLGKALNDENSISQEILNSVKNEELTDELLCCLAAELLALDEKDNSCQIMADETDPESLNLDFSRRVSTTQELGREATNVKTQKYSNGFRIYDREEKFLNSNEKKTFSENSLKYGEPILWTKGEILGKGAYGTVYCGLTSQGQLIAVKQVALDTSDKLATEKEYRKLQEEVDLLKVLKHVNIVAYLGTCLEENIVSIFMEFVPGGSISSIINRFGPLPEMVFCKYTKQILQGVAYLHENCVVHRDIKGNNVMLMPTGIIKLIDFGCAKRLAWAGLNGTHSDMLKSMHGTPYWMAPEVISESGYGRKSDIWSIGCTVFEMATGKPPLASMDRMAAMFYIGAHRGLMPPLPDHFSEHAADFVRVCLTRDQRERPSALQLLKHSFLKRSH from the exons CAACTTCTACAAAACGCGTGGCAAGGTGATCTCGAACGACTTGAACACTTGCTG GCATCTGAGAAGTTCCTGGATATAAATTTCCCAAACCAACATGGCTTGACGGCTCTGATGCTGACTGTGAGAGATGTGGATCTGTTTGAGAGTCTTGACATGCTAACAGTCTACAGACCTGCGGAAGTTCTGTCCGAGCTCCTCAGACATCACGC AGATCCTAAACTCTGTGACTTTAGTGGGAAATCAGCAATACATTATGTGTCACAAATAAAGAGTTTGAGGAAACAACATTTACTGGACATTCTAATGAATTCTATGCCAAAACCAG AAAGACATGCTGAATCATTGCTTGACATTTGTCATGATACAAACTCTTCTCCAACTGATACGATAACAGttaccaaaaatcaaaacataacCTTGCAAAGCCTCAGCAGCAGTGAG GAGTTTGACCAAGATGACGACTGTAGTCATTCCATATTGGTTCGTGAAGGAGATTCAAGTGGTGATACACAAGGCTGGCCACCCAGGACAGAAG GTGTTGAGATTATTGTTACTTTTCCAAGAGATGCCGTTCATTCCCAAGAAAAGAGCCAAGAAGAGTCAAAAGAAAACAA TCAGACAACCTCAGCAAATCAAAAATGGACAAGAGCACAGTCTGCTTCTCTCCCAAATGAAATCGAGATGGCGGACCTGAGGACACAGACGCTGGCCATGCAGCCTTTCCTCCGGGAAAAAGAGGAAAGTTCCAAGGAGGTCTGCGATGTGAACTTGGACTTTTTGTTGCCAAGAGCTTGCTTAGAACCAAGCAGCTCCAAGTCTGTAACCAGAGAAGATGTTCTTCACTTTCTAAAAGGGCAGCAAAGAAAATCTGAAG AGATTTCTACCTCTGTTATGCAGCACAGTAGCAGAAGAATAGAG ttCCCTCTGCCACCATTGTCACTCTTGCCCAGGAGACCTGGTCTCCTTACTATCCCACAAGATCACAAGGctcataaagagagaaaaaaacacattCCAAGCCTCCTATCCTTTGTACCTAAGATCTTAGAGCCCACTAGTCAATCTGATGAGTTTAGACCATCAAACAAGCAACAGGAAGCCCTGTGTAAGGTGTTTTCGGATCAGACTCTCAGATCGTCTGATAGCTCCATTTGGTCCAGAAACATGTGCTCTTTTCAGAAAGCTCACCTTCACAGAGAAAACCTAGAAGTGGAGAAGAATTGGAAACTCAAGGAAACAGAAAGATGTAACAAAGTTGAAAGCTCTCGCTTTGAAAAAGGGCAGTCTTTGGTGTGCTTTGAGAATTATGAGGAAGACAGTATTCTCATTGATATGAAAGAGGATACTGGCTACCATGGAAGTGAAGTGAGAAAAGTAGGAGAAGACTCTCAATATCTttcatcaagaaataaaaagtgtTTAATACTCAGAAACTATGAACAAGAACCAGAAATTGCCTGTACCATCCCAAGCAAGCTCCAAGAAACCCAGTATTTAGAGGTAACTCAGGGCCAGGATGAAGAGGCTAGAAATGGTAAAATCGACTCAAAACATGCTTCAGTGCATAAAAGTGAAGCAACTGAGCAAAATCATGAAGAATTAGATGAGTATCCTGTGCTTAAAAGCTTTTCCAATATAGTCTCCGGTGACCCCACTGAAAAGCTCCCAGGAGGTCATAGCGGCATGGAGACAAACATAAAAATATCAGTAGCAGAAGCAACCAaaccagaaatgaatgaaatggtGCCTCTTATCTGCATTACTTTCCCTGGAGATGGAGACCCCAAGGAACCAGCAATAGCCAAACCAAGCCTCCAAAAAAGAAAGGGTACTCTTCATACCAACAACAATAGCTTCAATATACTTGCACACCAAGAAAATGACAAACATAAGATGAAACCCTATAGAAATAAGTTGGATTCAAAGACCAAGATAAGTAACAGGATACCTCAGAGTTTCATGAGCTCCACTGAAGGGTCCGTTAAGCCTACCATGCATAAAACCAGCATAAAAACCCAAGTTTTCCCTGCTTTAGGGCTTATTGACCCCAGGCCTCAGCAATCACCCAAGTTTCAAAGGAGAATACCACAGATAGAAAAGAAGCAATCAACTTACAGCGCTCTAAAGCCAAAACGGCCATCGTTCCCTTGCATCTGTAAAAATCCGGTAATAAAAAAATCTTCGGTTCCTTTTTCTGTTCAGCCAACAGAACCGAACCTAAATTACCTAGATCTTAAGTATAGTGACATGTTCAAAGAAATCAATTCGACTGGCAATGGACCTGGAATCTATGAAATGTTTGGGACCCCTATTTATTGTCATGTAAGAGAGGCTGGACGACATGAAAACAAATATTACCATGAGATATCCTCAGCTCCATCTGGCAGATGTATCACCAACAAGTGTCGATCCTCACACGGTGAGAGAAGCAGCAATGGCAGAACCAGACATtttcagaaaagaccacatagtaAACCCCCAAAGACTTCTCTTGGCATTAAACAAAAGCACAAAAGTTTACATTCTAAAGAAAAGAGTTGCAAGCCAGTAGCTAGGAATCTAGAAGGCAGTGAAAATGATGATGGTATTGCAGAACCAGACTGGCAGGGAAAGTCTTCCGGAAATGACTttctatctttcaaaaatgacgTTTCGCCCATGAAATTGGCTCAGTATCCTGAGCAGTTGATTGAACAGAAGGAATTCCTTCCTGTTTCAGATTTGTCCATTGTAGAAGAGGTCTCTCTGGAACAGTCTACCAATGAAGGAGGTGATTCTAACAATCAACTGCTTGCCACCAGCCTCAGAGATCTGCATGAACTTGAAGAGCTACATCACCAGATTCCATCAGAAAACAGCCGGGCAATGCCCAGTGAGAAGAATTCCAACAAACATGTATTGCAAGAAAAGCAGAATGAAGCATCTCTCAGCAATTTAAAGGCCAACCAAATTCTAACGGACGATCTAGAATTTGGTGGTGTTTCAGATAAGCCTAAAACACTCACAAGCGTCTCTTTCCATGAGAAACAAGAAAGTGCAACTTCCCAAAGGTATAAAAATTGGGCATATTCTTTGGATGATGATAGTTTATCAGATACATCAATTACATGTCAAATGCTTGGGAAAGCTTTAAATGATGAAAATTCAATTTCCCAGGAAATTCTGAACTCTGTAAAGAATGAAGAATTGACAGATGAACTCTTATGTTGTCTAGCTGCGGAACTATTAGCTCTTGATGAAAAAGACAACTCTTGCCAAATAATGGCAGACGAAACAGATCCTGAAAGTCTAAATCTTGACTTTAGTAGGAGAGTAAGTACGACACAAGAATTGGGCAGAGAGGCAACGAATGTCAAAACACAG AAGTACAGTAATGGGTTCAGGATTTATGACAGGGAGGAGAAATTTCTCAACTCAAATGAAAAGAAGACATTTTCTGAAAATAGTTTAAAGTATGGAGAGCCTATCCTGTGGACCAAGGGTGAGATCCTTGGGAAGGGAGCCTACGGCACA GTATACTGCGGTCTTACTAGCCAGGGCCAGCTAATAGCTGTAAAACAGGTGGCTTTGGATACCTCTGATAAATTAGCTACTGAAAAAGAATACCGAAAACTGCAGGAAGAAGTAGATTTGCTCAAAGTACTGAAACATGTCAACATTGTGGCCTATTTGGGGACATGTTTAGAAGAGAACATAGTAAGCATTTTCATGGAGTTTGTTCCCGGCGGTTCAATCTCTAGTATTATAAATCGTTTTGGGCCATTGCCTGAGATGGTGTTCTGTAAATATACAAAACAAATCCTGCAGGGGGTTGCTTATCTCCATGAGAACTGTGTGGTGCATCGAGATATCAAAGGAAATAATGTCATGCTCATGCCAACTGGAATAATAAAGCTGATTGACTTTGGCTGTGCCAAGCGTTTGGCCTGGGCCGGCTTAAATGGCACTCACAGTGACATGCTCAAGTCCATGCATGGGACTCCATATTGGATGGCCCCGGAAGTCATCAGCGAGTCTGGCTATGGAAGGAAGTCAGACATCTGGAGCATTGGCTGCACCGTGTTTGAGATGGCCACAGGGAAGCCTCCGCTGGCCTCCATGGACAGGATGGCGGCCATGTTTTACATCGGAGCGCACCGAGGGCTAATGCCGCCTCTGCCAGACCACTTCTCAGAGCACGCTGCAGACTTCGTGCGTGTGTGCCTCACCAG